The following proteins are encoded in a genomic region of Nymphalis io chromosome 16, ilAglIoxx1.1, whole genome shotgun sequence:
- the LOC126774100 gene encoding frizzled-2, giving the protein MWRAWRCALALAALAAADALQPRCEEITIPMCRGIGYNLTSFPNALDHDTQEEAGLEVHQYWPLVEIKCSADLKFFLCSVYTPICIEDYTKPLPACRSVCERARAGCAPLMQKYGFQWPERMACEKLPRLGDPENLCMDENDRAQEPEPPRPPPRRPYKKDCKDPKNCESGPAASPGEAASDECACACRPPLVSVRTLHNASATTAGVPACALPCRGAFFTREEKEFAAVWVALWGGLCAASTLMTLTTFLIDSQRFKYPERPIVYLSACYFMVALGYLTRLAIGHDEVACDGALLKTSANGPSACTLVFILVYFFGMASSIWWVVLSFAWFLAAGLKWGNEAIAGHAQYYHLAAWLVPAAKTVAVLLAGAVDGDPVAGVCYVGNTSPENLKKYVLAPLIVYFALGATFLLAGFVSLFRIRSVIKRQGGIGAGSKADKLEKLMIRIGVFSVLYAVPAGVVIGCLAYEAGGREAWLRRVACGAACGPRPLYSALMLKYFMALAVGITSGVWIWSGKTLESWRRVWRGGRAPPPAHRALVKGAV; this is encoded by the exons ATGTGGCGCGCGTGGCGTTGCGCGCTCGCGCTGGCGGCGCTGGCGGCGGCGGACGCGCTGCAGCCGCGGTGCGAGGAGATCACGATACCCATGTGCCGCGGCATCGGGTACAACCTCACCTCCTTCCCTAACGCACTTGACCACGACACGCAGGAAGAGGCCGGCCTCGAG gTGCACCAGTATTGGCCCCTCGTCGAGATCAAATGTTCCGCAGATCTGAAATTTTTCCTCTGCTCCGTCTATACCCCGATATGTATCGAGGACTACACGAAGCCGCTACCGGCGTGCCGGAGTGTGTGCGAACGCGCGCGTGCAGGCTGCGCGCCGCTCATGCAGAAGTACGGCTTCCAGTGGCCTGAGCGCATGGCGTGTGAGAAGCTACCGCGCCTGGGTGACCCCGAAAACCTATGTATGGATGAAAACGATCGCGCCCAGGAGCCCGAGCCGCCGCGACCCCCGCCGCGCCGGCCATACAAAAAAGACTGCAAGGATCCAAAAAACTGCGAAAGCGGCCCGGCTGCAAGCCCGGGCGAGGCGGCAAGCGACGAGTGCGCGTGCGCGTGCCGGCCGCCGCTGGTGAGCGTGCGAACGCTACACAACGCCAGCGCCACCACCGCCGGCGTGCCCGCCTGCGCGCTGCCGTGCCGCGGCGCCTTCTTCACGCGCGAGGAGAAGGAGTTCGCGGCCGTGTGGGTCGCGCTCTGGGGCGGCCTCTGCGCCGCTTCCACCCTCATGACGCTCACTACCTTCCTGATCGACTCCCAGCGCTTTAAATACCCCGAGCGCCCGATCGTCTACCTCTCCGCTTGCTACTTCATGGTCGCCCTCGGCTACCTCACGCGCCTCGCGATCGGTCACGACGAGGTCGCCTGCGACGGCGCTCTGCTCAAAACTTCGGCAAACGGCCCGAGCGCGTGCACGCTCGTCTTCATACTGGTCTACTTCTTCGGAATGGCGTCGTCGATCTGGTGGGTCGTACTGTCGTTCGCGTGGTTCCTCGCCGCGGGCCTCAAGTGGGGCAACGAGGCGATCGCGGGACACGCGCAGTACTACCATCTGGCCGCTTGGCTCGTGCCGGCCGCGAAGACCGTGGCCGTCCTGCTCGCCGGCGCCGTCGACGGCGATCCGGTCGCCGGGGTCTGCTACGTCGGCAACACCTCGCCCGAGAACCTCAAGAAGTACGTGCTCGCGCCGCTCATCGTGTACTTCGCGCTCGGCGCGACGTTCCTCCTCGCCGGCTTCGTGTCGCTGTTCCGCATCCGATCGGTGATCAAGCGGCAGGGCGGCATCGGCGCCGGCTCGAAGGCGGACAAGCTGGAGAAGCTGATGATCCGAATCGGCGTGTTCAGCGTGCTGTACGCGGTGCCGGCCGGCGTGGTGATCGGCTGCCTGGCGTACGAGGCGGGCGGGCGCGAGGCGTGGCTGCGGCGCGTGGCGTGCGGCGCCGCGTGCGGGCCGCGCCCGCTGTACTCCGCGCTCATGCTCAAGTACTTCATGGCGCTTGCCGTGGGCATCACGTCCGGCGTGTGGATCTGGTCCGGCAAGACGCTGGAGTCGTGGCGGCGCGTGtggcgcggcgggcgcgcccCTCCCCCCGCGCACCGCGCGCTCGTCAAGGGCGCCGTGTGA